The stretch of DNA TTCCCATTCGATACCTCGCTTCGGCGGGCTACCCGAGGAGCAGCCCGGAATTTTTCATCTCCGCGATCAGCGCCCGCATCGCCGCGCCGCGGTGGCTGATCCGGTTCTTCTCGTCGGCCGGCAGCTCCGCCATCGTCTTCCCGAGGGAGGAGACGAGGAACAGCGGATCGTAGCCGAACCCGCCCGATCCGCGTTGCGTCGGAAGGATCTCCCCCTCGATGGAGCCGGTCGCCCGCGCGACCACGCGCCCGGGCAGCGCCGCCGTCGCCACGCAGACGAACGACGCCTTCCACGGACGCGGGTGCTTCGACAGCGCATCGAGCAGGTGCGCATTGTTCTGCTCGTCCGAGGCGCCCTGTCCGGCGTAGCGGGCGGAGAACACGCCGGGCATCCCCCCCAGCGCCTCCACGACGAGCCCCGAGT from Thermodesulfobacteriota bacterium encodes:
- the rdgB gene encoding RdgB/HAM1 family non-canonical purine NTP pyrophosphatase, translated to MKLVVATKNRGKVMEIRTLLGLAVQKNVEVVTLVDMPPVEDCRETGKTFEENARLKALHYAQALKALCVADDSGLVVEALGGMPGVFSARYAGQGASDEQNNAHLLDALSKHPRPWKASFVCVATAALPGRVVARATGSIEGEILPTQRGSGGFGYDPLFLVSSLGKTMAELPADEKNRISHRGAAMRALIAEMKNSGLLLG